The stretch of DNA TGGAAGTACGAGGGCAGCGGCCAGGGAGCTGGAACTCAATGCCAACACATGCGCTGGCTGGGTCAGGAAAGCCGGTCTGAGAGGCCGCGGGACTCCGGGCGCCGGCCCGCATCCGGGAAGGGAAGAGTTCTTCCGGCTGCGCAAGGCCGGTGTTTCCCGTCGTGAAGCGGCACGGACAGTTGGCGTGAACATTCGCACGGCCAGGGACTGGGACCAGGGAATCCGGAAGTCGAGCAATCGACGCATTTACCCTGACGGATGGGTGATCGACTACAAACGGGGAGTGAACTCCTTTGACACCCCGGCCGGCGTAATGGCTATGCCCGCCCCGGGCATCACCGCACTGGAAAAACCCATTGATCCGCGCTACCTGTCTCTGGAGGACCGGGAGCGGATCCGGGACCTGTCCGGACACGGTGCCTCGCAGCAGGCCATCGCTGCCGCGCTGGGCAGGTCACCGTCCACCATCAGCCGTGAGCTCGCCCGCAACGGACGGAACGACGGTTACCAGCCCTATGCGGCGCACCGTGCTGCCGCTGCCCGCCGGACGCGGCCCAAGGCGGCCAAACTCGCAGGCGACTCGGACCTGCGTGACTACGTGAAGGACAAGCTGCTCCTACGCTGGTCTCCGGAGCAGATCAGCCACACGCTGGTCGGAGAGTTCCCTGACCAACCGGAGATGCGTGTGAGCCCAGAGACGATTTATCAAGCCCTCTACGTCCAGGCCAGAGGCGGACTCAAACGCGAAATCCAGGCAGCCCTGCGCACCGGCCGGACCCGCCGCAAACCCCACCGCAGCGGCGAGCAGCGCACTCCCCGGTTTGTGGACCCGATGGTCATGATTTCCGAGCGCCCGCCTGAGATCGAGGACCGCGCCGTGCCAGGCCATTGGGAAGGGGACCTCATCACCGGCGCCTACAACCAGTCAGCGATCGCGACCCTGGTCGAACGCACCACCCGCTACGTAATGCTCATCCACCTGCCAAATGACCACACCGCCGAAACAGTCCGCGACGGACTCGTCAAAACCATGACCACCCTGCCGGCCCACCTGCGAGGCTCCCTGACCTGGGACCAGGGCGCGGAAATGGCCACCCACAAATCATTCACCCTTGCCACCGACATGCCCGTCTACTTCTGCGATCCCGCCAGCCCCTGGCAACGCGGCTCCAACGAGAACACCAACGGGCTCCTGCGCCAGTACTTCCCCAAAGGCACCGACCTGTCCGTCTACGGACCCGAAGATCTCGAACACGTCGCGCAGGAACTCAACGGCCGCCCACGCAAAACGCTCGGCTGGAATACTCCAGCCGAGCGTTTACGTGATCTACTACTAACCACCTAACCAACAGGTGTTGCAACGACCCCTAGAATTCGCCAGAAGCGGGGGCTTTTTTGTGTGCGCGCCGGGATGTCAGCCCTGGAACCAGATCTTGATTTCACGCTCGGCGGAGTCGGTGGAATCGGAACCGTGCACCAGGTTCTGCTGGACCTTCAAACCCCAGTCGCG from Pseudarthrobacter siccitolerans encodes:
- a CDS encoding IS30 family transposase encodes the protein MRKAGVSRREAARTVGVNIRTARDWDQGIRKSSNRRIYPDGWVIDYKRGVNSFDTPAGVMAMPAPGITALEKPIDPRYLSLEDRERIRDLSGHGASQQAIAAALGRSPSTISRELARNGRNDGYQPYAAHRAAAARRTRPKAAKLAGDSDLRDYVKDKLLLRWSPEQISHTLVGEFPDQPEMRVSPETIYQALYVQARGGLKREIQAALRTGRTRRKPHRSGEQRTPRFVDPMVMISERPPEIEDRAVPGHWEGDLITGAYNQSAIATLVERTTRYVMLIHLPNDHTAETVRDGLVKTMTTLPAHLRGSLTWDQGAEMATHKSFTLATDMPVYFCDPASPWQRGSNENTNGLLRQYFPKGTDLSVYGPEDLEHVAQELNGRPRKTLGWNTPAERLRDLLLTT